A single region of the Nicotiana sylvestris chromosome 6, ASM39365v2, whole genome shotgun sequence genome encodes:
- the LOC138870240 gene encoding uncharacterized protein: protein MKAQALANHLAENPVDDKYQPLSTYFPDEEVNSVEAISEDTNAWKMFFNGVHVEDLRKRFKSVEFRYIPRCHNELADALATLASMLPYPGNAHIDPLEIQIRERHGYCNTVEAEPNVQPWYHDIKRFLKMQEYPEQASGDQKRTIRRHTSGFFLNGDVLYKRTPDLNLLRCVDAKEARRIMHEVHAGVCGPHMNEYVLA from the exons ATGAAAGCTCAGGCCTTAGCaaatcatttggctgagaatccggttgatgataaataccaacctttgagcacttacttcccggatgaagaggtaaactcagttgaggcaatatccgaagacaccaatgcttggaaaatgttcttcaatGGAGTG CATGTGGAAGACCTCAGAAAGCGATTCAAGtcagtagagttcaggtatatccctcGCTGTCACAACGAATtggccgatgcacttgctactttggcctcaatgctgccatatccaggcaatgcccacattgatcccttggaaatccaaatcagggaaagacacggctACTGTAATACAGTTGAAGCAGAACCGAATGttcagccatggtaccatgacatcaaaaggtttttgaaaatgcaagaataccccgaacaagCCAGTGGTGACCAAAAAAGAACCATTAGACGGCACacgagtggtttctttttgaatGGGGATgtcttgtacaagagaactccggacctcaatttgttaagatgtgttgacgcaaaagaggctagaagaatcatgcatgaagtgCACGCGGGAGTatgtggaccccacatgaacgaGTATGTTTTAGCatag